The proteins below are encoded in one region of Engystomops pustulosus chromosome 8, aEngPut4.maternal, whole genome shotgun sequence:
- the LOC140074560 gene encoding sulfotransferase 1B1-like, whose translation MSSLEELNRPPLKLVGGMPIIGPFADNWENVERFQARGDDLLISTYPKSGTTWVSKIVDLILNGGDTEESQKGAIFERVPFLECSGPGVPSGTKILNKQDFPRVIKTHLQVEVLPRSFWDKKCKVIYVARNAKDVAVSYYHFYRMAYGHPEPGTWDEFLNSYMEGNVAFGRWTAHVKGWWKMRQQSEILYLFYEDMLEDPRREVLKVMTFLGKELSDEVVEKIVKHTSFQAMKNNPMANYSTFPCMDHSISPFMRKGILGDWKTHFTVSQNERFDEYYRQEMADTDLTFRM comes from the exons ATGTCTTCTCTGGAGGAACTGAACCGTCCACCTCTAAAGTTGGTGGGGGGCATGCCCATTATCGGGCCATTTGCAGACAACTGGGAGAATGTGGAGCGATTCCAGGCCAGAGGAGACGATCTGCTGATTTCTACATATCCCAAGTCAG GCACAACTTGGGTGAGTAAGATCGTGGATCTCATATTGAATGGAGGGGACACGGAGGAGAGTCAGAAAGGAGCCATTTTTGAGCGAGTGCCCTTCCTAGAGTGTTCGGGTCCTGGCGTGCCCTCAG GAACCAAGATCCTCAATAAACAAGACTTCCCGAGGGTGATCAAGACCCATCTACAGGTGGAGGTCCTTCCTCGGAGCTTCTGGGACAAGAAATGCAAG GTCATCTACGTGGCCAGGAATGCAAAAGACGTGGCCGTGTCATACTATCACTTCTATAGGATGGCGTATGGACACCCAGAACCAGGGACATGGGACGAATTTCTGAACAGCTACATGGAGGGGAATG TTGCGTTTGGTCGCTGGACTGCGCATGTGAAAGGCTGGTGGAAGATGAGGCAGCAAAGCGAAATCTTGTACCTCTTCTATGAGGATATGCTGGAG GATCCAAGGCGCGAGGTCCTGAAGGTGATGACGTTTTTGGGAAAGGAATTATCAGACGAAGTTGTGGAGAAGATTGTCAAGCATACGTCCTTCCAGGCTATGAAGAACAACCCCATGGCCAATTACAGCACCTTCCCCTGCATGGACCACTCCATCTCCCCATTTATGAGGAAAG GGATCTTGGGAGACTGGAAGACTCATTTCACGGTTTCGCAGAACGAGAGGTTTGATGAATATTACCGCCAGGAAATGGCCGATACGGATTTGACATTCCGCATGTAG
- the LOC140074565 gene encoding sulfotransferase 1 family member D1-like: MAGRPPLRGLSGLPVAGPFADNWENAKCFEAREGDLLIDTYPKSGTTWVSEIVDLILHNGDTKKTQRGAIFERVPFVEFAVPGMPTGTEILNTMKPPRVIKSHLPVHLVPNSFWEKKCKVIYVARNPKDVLVSYYHFCRFTLILPDPGTFEEFLQNFIEGNVSYGPWSDHVKDWWKLRHQRDLLYLFYEDMLEDPKREIRKVMKFLGKDLPEDVLEKINKCTSFKAMKENDMANYSTIPSHVMDFSISPFMRKGTRGDWKSHLTVAQNEVFDEYYKKEMSDTDLTFRF; this comes from the exons ATGGCTGGACGCCCCCCACTAAGAGGCCTGAGTGGATTGCCCGTAGCGGGACCCTTTGCAGATAACTGGGAGAACGCAAAGTGCTTCGAAGCCAGAGAAGGTGACCTGCTGATAGACACCTACCCCAAGTCTG GTACCACCTGGGTCAGTGAGATTGTGGACTTGATTCTGCACAATGGAGACACTAAGAAAACTCAACGTGGCGCCATATTCGAGCGGGTGCCCTTTGTAGAGTTTGCAGTACCAGGCATGCCAACAG GCACTGAAATCCTTAATACCATGAAGCCTCCACGTGTCATCAAGTCTCATCTGCCGGTGCACCTCGTGCCGAACAGCTTCTGGGAGAAGAAATGCAAG GTGATTTACGTGGCCCGAAATCCTAAGGACGTTCTGGTCTCGTATTATCACTTCTGCCGTTTCACCTTGATCCTCCCAGATCCGGGGACCTTCGAAGAATTTCTACAAAACTTCATAGAGGGCAACG TGTCTTACGGCCCCTGGAGCGATCACGTGAAGGACTGGTGGAAGCTGAGACACCAGAGAGACCTCCTCTACCTCTTCTATGAGGATATGTTAGAG GACCCAAAACGGGAAATCAGGAAAGTGATGAAGTTCTTAGGGAAGGATCTACCCGAAGACGTCCTGGAGAAGATCAACAAGTGCACGTCCTTCAAGGCCATGAAAGAGAACGACATGGCCAACTACAGCACCATCCCTTCCCACGTCATGGACTTCAGCATCTCCCCCTTCATGAGGAAAG GGACTCGTGGAGATTGGAAGAGTCATCTGACAGTGGCTCAGAATGAAGTGTTTGACGAATATTATAAGAAGGAAATGTCCGACACCGACCTCACCTTCCGTTTTTAA